A part of Prolixibacteraceae bacterium genomic DNA contains:
- a CDS encoding DedA family protein — translation MVDLTTFGLLGLFISAFLAGTVVPFSSEVVLSALILNGYDIKTAIIVASLGNFIGGQTTYYIGYLGKWEWIEKYFRVSRNKIIKTQKRFEKWGPMSASLSFIPGIGNAIVLGLGFLKINSFACAVYMLIGKVARYVLWTYLTLLV, via the coding sequence ATGGTGGATTTAACTACATTTGGATTACTAGGTCTTTTTATCTCAGCATTTTTAGCTGGAACAGTTGTTCCATTTAGCTCTGAAGTCGTACTATCAGCATTAATATTGAATGGTTATGACATTAAAACTGCGATAATCGTTGCCTCACTTGGAAATTTTATTGGTGGACAAACAACTTATTACATCGGGTATTTGGGAAAGTGGGAATGGATTGAGAAATACTTTCGGGTATCACGCAATAAGATTATAAAAACTCAAAAAAGATTTGAAAAGTGGGGACCAATGAGTGCTTCCCTTTCATTTATTCCCGGTATTGGAAATGCAATCGTATTGGGGCTCGGATTCTTGAAGATTAACTCTTTTGCTTGTGCAGTATATATGCTCATTGGTAAAGTGGCAAGATATGTCTTATGGACATACCTCACCTTGCTTGTTTAA
- a CDS encoding GH92 family glycosyl hydrolase: MKYIWLSALSLLTLFSCVSTDQTQEDYASKVNVFIGTGGHGHTFPGAAFPYGQIQLSPDNVTGGWDWCSGYHDSDSTVVGFSHLHLSGTGIGDLYDISVLPTIKKVEYREGDDNAAFISNYIGTYDKEDEKASPGYYGVRFNNSGIKAELTTTKRVGVHRYSFPKHQGNNTIIFNLGYAKNWDATVKTAITEESPTQISGYRWSTGWAKDQRVYFVAQFSAPIIAKQVFETGDNQAVGAFEFKQSEVVVKVGISSVSKMNAEENITTDNATFNFEETQKFTHEQWNKSLSKIHINGASANTDTIFYTALYHTMIAPALFSDQNGQYKAPNGQNKVAEGYNRYTVFSLWDTYRSLHPLMTITDEKRVNDMVRSLLDHYETMGFLPVWELEGNDNGCMVGNHAISVIAEAIMKDIGDFDREEAYQAMKKSSLIDRRGMGYHNKIGYIPSDKENEAVAKSLEYSVDDWAVAAVAKKLGYKEDYQYFIKRANNFENYFNKETGFFRGKNADGSWVTPFVPTESRHRDNDYTEGTAWQYLWLVPQNPQKLISLLGGEKPFVEKLDTFFSLKEGITGEHASPDISGLIGGYAHGNEPGHHTIYLYNIANRPDKTQSLIHKVINEMYHNNPDGISGNEDCGQMSAWYILSSIGIYPMNPASGQYQLGAPNVPEITINLTNHKTFNVVADNFGNNNIYVDHVELNGKRLNRSFITHKEIKKGGELKFYMSSVPSNTFKKLENNN, from the coding sequence ATGAAATACATATGGCTATCTGCATTATCACTTCTTACTCTGTTTAGCTGTGTTAGCACAGATCAAACCCAAGAAGATTATGCGTCGAAAGTAAACGTTTTTATAGGAACTGGCGGACATGGACACACCTTCCCTGGCGCAGCTTTCCCTTATGGACAAATTCAATTAAGCCCAGACAATGTTACTGGTGGCTGGGATTGGTGTTCAGGATATCACGATTCAGACTCTACTGTAGTTGGGTTTAGTCATCTTCACCTTAGCGGAACTGGTATTGGAGACTTATATGACATATCTGTTCTTCCCACCATTAAGAAGGTGGAATATCGTGAGGGGGATGATAATGCAGCATTTATCTCGAACTACATTGGGACTTATGATAAAGAGGATGAGAAAGCTTCTCCAGGGTACTATGGCGTCCGATTTAACAATAGCGGTATCAAGGCTGAACTAACCACAACCAAACGTGTAGGTGTTCATCGTTATAGTTTTCCTAAGCATCAAGGTAATAATACAATTATATTCAATCTAGGATATGCGAAAAACTGGGATGCTACAGTGAAAACTGCTATCACCGAGGAGTCTCCGACACAGATCTCTGGATATAGATGGTCTACTGGATGGGCTAAAGATCAAAGAGTTTATTTTGTCGCGCAATTCTCTGCACCTATTATTGCAAAACAAGTATTTGAGACAGGAGATAATCAAGCTGTTGGTGCTTTCGAATTTAAACAAAGTGAAGTTGTGGTAAAAGTAGGAATCTCATCTGTGAGTAAAATGAATGCAGAAGAGAATATCACTACCGATAATGCTACCTTTAACTTTGAAGAGACCCAAAAATTTACTCATGAACAATGGAATAAGTCACTATCTAAGATTCATATTAATGGTGCATCTGCTAACACAGATACCATATTCTATACTGCACTATATCACACAATGATTGCTCCAGCTCTTTTCTCTGACCAGAATGGACAATACAAAGCACCTAATGGACAGAATAAAGTAGCAGAAGGTTATAATAGATATACCGTTTTCTCTCTTTGGGATACATATCGTTCTTTACATCCACTGATGACCATCACAGACGAGAAAAGAGTAAATGACATGGTGAGATCTTTGCTTGATCATTATGAGACCATGGGATTTCTTCCTGTCTGGGAACTTGAAGGAAATGATAATGGGTGTATGGTCGGAAACCATGCAATCTCAGTGATTGCAGAAGCGATCATGAAAGACATTGGAGATTTCGATAGAGAAGAGGCTTATCAAGCCATGAAAAAGAGCTCTCTAATCGACCGCAGAGGTATGGGATATCACAATAAGATCGGTTATATCCCTTCGGATAAAGAGAATGAAGCAGTAGCAAAATCTCTCGAGTATAGTGTTGATGATTGGGCTGTTGCAGCAGTAGCAAAGAAGTTAGGCTACAAAGAGGATTACCAATACTTTATCAAGAGAGCCAATAATTTTGAAAACTATTTCAATAAAGAGACTGGATTTTTTAGAGGTAAGAATGCTGATGGATCATGGGTTACGCCATTTGTTCCTACGGAATCAAGGCACCGTGACAATGATTACACCGAAGGGACAGCATGGCAATATCTATGGTTAGTTCCACAGAATCCACAAAAGCTTATCTCTCTTCTTGGTGGAGAAAAGCCATTCGTAGAAAAGTTAGACACTTTCTTCTCTCTTAAGGAGGGAATTACGGGAGAACATGCTTCTCCAGATATCTCTGGACTAATTGGAGGATATGCTCACGGAAATGAGCCTGGTCACCATACTATTTATCTTTATAACATTGCCAACAGGCCAGATAAGACACAATCATTAATTCATAAAGTGATAAACGAGATGTATCATAATAATCCAGATGGTATTTCGGGAAATGAAGATTGTGGTCAAATGTCTGCATGGTATATCCTTAGCTCTATTGGCATCTATCCAATGAACCCTGCAAGTGGACAATACCAATTGGGGGCTCCTAATGTACCTGAAATTACTATTAACCTTACTAATCATAAGACATTTAATGTGGTTGCAGATAATTTCGGAAACAATAATATCTATGTGGATCATGTTGAGTTAAATGGTAAAAGGTTGAATAGATCTTTCATTACACACAAAGAGATAAAAAAAGGAGGCGAACTGAAGTTTTATATGAGTAGCGTGCCTTCTAACACTTTCAAGAAACTGGAAAACAACAACTAA